One part of the Leptospira paudalimensis genome encodes these proteins:
- a CDS encoding TIGR04388 family protein translates to MKKLNAKSNHFTWISLFWKKSNQRYTSAVLIFTYLLTFFSPIFTLSAQVAVPVLNNQQFQNQDLMEAYAIADRQATSVEHWDTLVNSYLYNLYTNWQEAADAKITEFVAAVNTSDAYNSVEAYKEYVYNGLQSQKAILEQNWMEEAETSIQLRRESFLLTNTLSTYNSVEVNSTQTQTNLGTNPNQNVIDQAQEAVRIAREQWEREHANAVASGLFQYELAIGSADRTYDNLVSQIATTESQFLTQLENLRTYENNVRTQISTKVNQLQAYLASNSVFYQTDANGTPIIDNNHLTSDGQNLKSLMTQMQDAIANKSSLTTISGMLKDYLAAQESVAASNKAYWQGRVYGVSDLNNIISAANVGNNYLSDGVIAAIKSYYDNGNDVNALKSFINQKLGLNTNFKYVQSISSIDIVGISSNYNPYPVTIGSGGVGESYSSVGDAAFTYWATGCGYWGVFLCITQDFQEESVRTKLEFTLYDANADSNASAWGSYSTSLDGMVTTWGSSVIPAISNWESQVSLYESQYAAWKAQSESILAEAALTRDAEVTGISEARANWLSKMNALQQSGEVVWGTVESSLSEKAISIQEAVKNGISGQELVNFISNKASDLTEILSVLPQKSNVELDTTLIQSAGLQAPQVSDSFFTAANNSFLTDLGSIQQFMQTLDKSFIGAQNLALANSMNTLAENATTNGMSQVYNSLTAAGLNVSYNSQGNLVVTQSIYNGQANLREGADATSASSYDAGMSNYSTVVVAPESFKLANTGGLFDTWENSSIFNEFQSNSSQFSASFNQATAAMTASLNEVGKMNERGAEAFQASANSQANTAQMIKSLAETLATGGTVQSWAKSQAEGYVKSQVAEAISRATGGAVSADLIVAFLNKRQADKAKKEAARKKTIQTVATVVAVAAAVVVTVCTAGAGVGPASAGASAVAGGGGTAAAATTATVATTSTSIVGSIGSAVVSSVASAASAVGTFVTTTLPTFVASLPSMAMSGISAVLGSGYAMTAVAVNTVVQTAAGYELGGMDGAAAGFVNGVAVSGAAFGVGFNVTENNGSFGASLGVVTTGGVNAGVGITSNGVVSGNVGYTLVGGGTGPSPVSVNLNSNGEYSGNVNLPVPYVPEVGFGASFGSGQATEVTLVGNVGNGTAVQVGTGGVGVATTVGNAVATVGVDFNGNVGGGVTVINSPSSNYGVSFGTGEPTVITVNTGTTNAVLGPDGLAINTTVGGATTTVNVGADGEFSGNVTSGTAGVTYGVSFGSGEGTTVVATNGTTNVQVGPDGASLTSTAGGVATSVNLDSNGNVSGSVDAGGTVVGVGPNGVSVTTEIDGEQVSVDSNGNTTINGSTPEELINSIDLTNPLTYGVTQEAFADLTAGLAIDEVNGFIDFLNSYPGDLAAIGLSGMLGAYLLTIGRKEEEEYEFEENEDASEDVSDEEYEDSEYEEGSIEDSEGSSEEGTDTPTSGSNGDVVVTERQAVNINGDGKPSLPDSYTVQVAKYELSPTQMESLASIKANILKFTVQKKENIDKIAKLDSSLVEPKRDLVTLKENLQKKEGEFTQKETELKNSVPKLTKNQIKQELKKETEEISKLKQQVKNAKAEVYKFESQILLIKAEEMGMFKKQPLTEMQKSAFIDLFDEKGSSYESINTNRAMAAFYLNDQKLLNIQPEDSITNTRTVVEKEISTYQGQGKEEGNGFIRTHELNGYFITMPGNPNDPVTSSPGPRRDLVTGKEGKKHEGFDVASKTGTIIGFPVNGKVVDVRVENNLRSPYAGYAYGQRVVIQAGDENSEYGFSISHSSKILVEKGQDIYAGQAVCLSGNSGKAVGETGEHTHVEIMKKKDGKWVSLPNPTKEDMEALEKLGLATKI, encoded by the coding sequence ATGAAAAAATTAAATGCGAAGAGTAACCATTTTACTTGGATTTCTCTATTTTGGAAAAAGTCGAACCAGCGTTATACTAGTGCAGTTTTAATTTTTACATACCTGTTAACATTTTTCTCACCGATTTTCACTCTCTCCGCCCAAGTAGCAGTTCCTGTTTTAAATAACCAACAATTTCAAAACCAAGATTTGATGGAAGCTTACGCGATCGCCGATAGACAAGCTACTTCAGTGGAACACTGGGACACTTTAGTAAATAGTTACCTCTATAATTTATACACAAATTGGCAAGAAGCTGCCGACGCAAAAATTACCGAATTTGTTGCGGCAGTAAACACTTCAGATGCATATAATTCGGTAGAAGCATATAAGGAATACGTATACAATGGACTCCAAAGTCAGAAAGCAATTTTGGAACAAAATTGGATGGAAGAAGCTGAAACATCCATCCAATTACGTCGGGAAAGCTTCTTATTAACAAATACCCTTTCCACATACAATTCTGTAGAAGTAAATTCCACTCAAACACAAACAAATTTGGGGACCAATCCGAATCAGAATGTGATTGATCAGGCACAAGAAGCCGTTCGGATTGCTCGCGAACAATGGGAAAGAGAACACGCAAATGCAGTGGCGAGTGGACTCTTTCAATATGAACTTGCAATTGGAAGTGCGGATAGAACTTACGATAATTTAGTTTCTCAAATTGCAACTACCGAATCACAGTTTTTAACACAATTGGAAAATTTGAGAACTTATGAAAATAACGTAAGAACTCAAATTAGTACGAAAGTTAACCAATTACAGGCTTATCTTGCGTCCAATTCTGTATTCTATCAAACTGATGCGAATGGAACACCCATCATCGATAATAATCACCTAACATCTGATGGACAAAATTTAAAATCACTGATGACGCAAATGCAAGATGCAATTGCAAATAAAAGTTCTTTAACAACAATCTCCGGTATGTTGAAAGATTACTTGGCCGCACAAGAGTCGGTTGCAGCATCAAACAAAGCATATTGGCAAGGGAGAGTTTATGGAGTTTCTGATTTAAATAATATCATATCTGCAGCAAATGTTGGAAATAATTATTTGAGTGATGGGGTGATTGCTGCCATAAAATCATATTATGATAATGGGAATGATGTTAATGCATTAAAATCCTTTATAAATCAAAAATTAGGATTAAATACAAATTTTAAATACGTTCAATCCATTTCATCAATCGATATAGTGGGTATTAGCAGTAACTACAATCCATATCCGGTTACCATTGGAAGCGGTGGAGTTGGAGAAAGTTATAGTTCAGTAGGGGATGCCGCTTTTACTTATTGGGCTACAGGCTGTGGTTATTGGGGTGTGTTTCTTTGTATAACGCAAGATTTTCAAGAAGAAAGTGTTCGTACGAAATTGGAATTTACACTTTATGATGCGAATGCAGATTCAAATGCATCAGCTTGGGGAAGTTATTCGACTTCATTGGATGGAATGGTCACTACTTGGGGATCCTCAGTTATCCCTGCAATTTCCAATTGGGAAAGCCAGGTCAGTTTATATGAGAGCCAATATGCAGCATGGAAAGCTCAATCTGAATCCATCCTTGCTGAAGCCGCTTTAACACGTGATGCGGAAGTGACTGGAATTTCGGAAGCTAGGGCAAATTGGCTAAGTAAAATGAACGCTTTACAGCAGAGCGGGGAAGTTGTGTGGGGAACTGTTGAATCCTCTCTCAGTGAAAAGGCTATTTCAATCCAGGAAGCCGTAAAAAATGGAATCTCAGGACAAGAACTAGTAAATTTTATTTCTAATAAAGCATCCGATTTGACGGAAATCTTATCTGTTTTGCCTCAAAAATCAAATGTTGAGTTAGACACAACGTTGATCCAAAGTGCTGGATTACAAGCACCTCAAGTTTCTGATTCATTTTTTACAGCTGCAAACAATTCATTTCTGACTGATTTAGGAAGTATCCAACAGTTCATGCAAACTCTAGATAAGTCGTTTATAGGTGCGCAAAACCTTGCTTTGGCGAACTCCATGAATACCTTAGCTGAGAATGCCACAACAAATGGTATGTCACAAGTTTACAATTCCTTAACTGCAGCTGGCCTAAATGTAAGTTATAATTCTCAGGGAAATTTAGTCGTTACACAATCGATTTACAATGGACAGGCAAATCTTCGTGAAGGTGCGGATGCAACTTCTGCTTCGAGTTATGATGCCGGCATGTCCAACTATTCAACAGTAGTTGTCGCACCAGAAAGTTTTAAATTAGCAAATACTGGTGGTCTATTTGATACATGGGAAAATTCATCAATTTTCAATGAATTCCAATCCAACTCTTCTCAGTTTTCTGCTAGTTTTAACCAAGCAACTGCTGCTATGACAGCAAGTTTAAATGAAGTAGGGAAAATGAACGAAAGGGGAGCAGAAGCATTCCAAGCGAGTGCAAATTCGCAAGCAAACACTGCTCAAATGATCAAATCTCTCGCGGAAACTTTAGCTACAGGTGGTACTGTTCAATCTTGGGCCAAAAGCCAAGCAGAAGGATATGTCAAATCACAGGTAGCAGAAGCAATCTCAAGAGCAACTGGCGGCGCTGTGAGTGCTGATTTGATTGTAGCATTTTTAAATAAAAGACAAGCAGATAAAGCCAAAAAAGAAGCGGCTAGGAAGAAAACAATTCAAACCGTAGCCACAGTCGTTGCAGTGGCAGCAGCCGTTGTTGTTACTGTTTGTACCGCAGGGGCAGGGGTCGGACCAGCAAGCGCTGGAGCAAGTGCAGTAGCAGGAGGAGGAGGAACCGCCGCAGCTGCGACCACTGCTACAGTTGCCACAACTTCTACTAGCATTGTGGGAAGTATCGGGAGTGCTGTTGTCAGCTCAGTTGCATCTGCTGCTTCAGCAGTCGGGACATTTGTGACAACAACTCTTCCTACTTTTGTTGCAAGCCTTCCTTCGATGGCAATGTCAGGAATAAGTGCAGTTTTGGGATCAGGTTATGCAATGACTGCTGTAGCTGTAAATACTGTAGTGCAGACAGCAGCTGGGTATGAATTAGGTGGGATGGATGGTGCCGCTGCCGGATTCGTCAACGGTGTTGCCGTATCTGGTGCTGCTTTCGGTGTCGGATTTAATGTTACAGAAAATAACGGAAGTTTTGGGGCATCATTGGGAGTCGTTACGACTGGTGGAGTTAATGCTGGAGTAGGTATCACTTCAAATGGTGTGGTATCTGGTAATGTTGGTTACACATTAGTTGGGGGGGGGACAGGCCCTTCTCCAGTGTCTGTGAATTTAAATTCGAATGGTGAATATTCAGGAAATGTAAACCTTCCAGTTCCTTATGTGCCGGAAGTTGGGTTTGGTGCAAGTTTTGGATCAGGCCAAGCAACGGAAGTAACTTTGGTAGGAAATGTGGGCAACGGAACCGCAGTTCAAGTTGGCACAGGAGGAGTTGGAGTTGCAACAACGGTTGGGAATGCTGTTGCAACCGTAGGTGTGGATTTTAATGGCAATGTAGGTGGTGGAGTGACTGTCATCAATAGCCCCTCTTCAAATTATGGTGTTAGCTTTGGAACAGGGGAGCCAACAGTCATCACTGTCAACACAGGAACGACAAATGCGGTTTTAGGTCCAGATGGATTGGCAATCAATACAACTGTAGGTGGAGCAACGACTACTGTAAATGTTGGTGCTGATGGCGAGTTTAGCGGAAATGTGACTTCCGGCACTGCAGGTGTCACTTATGGAGTTAGTTTTGGCTCAGGGGAAGGAACTACAGTCGTTGCTACCAATGGGACAACAAATGTCCAAGTAGGACCAGATGGTGCTTCTCTTACAAGTACTGCAGGAGGAGTAGCGACGTCCGTAAATCTTGATTCAAATGGAAACGTGTCGGGTAGTGTAGATGCTGGTGGTACAGTCGTTGGAGTTGGTCCAAATGGAGTCAGTGTTACTACAGAAATTGATGGAGAACAAGTTTCTGTCGATTCCAATGGAAATACGACAATCAATGGATCTACCCCAGAGGAACTCATCAATTCAATCGATCTGACAAATCCTCTCACTTACGGAGTCACCCAAGAAGCCTTTGCTGACTTAACTGCGGGTCTTGCGATTGATGAAGTCAATGGATTTATCGACTTTCTCAATTCCTACCCTGGGGACCTTGCGGCCATAGGACTCTCTGGAATGTTAGGTGCTTATCTTCTCACAATTGGAAGAAAGGAAGAAGAGGAGTATGAATTCGAGGAAAACGAAGACGCATCAGAAGATGTAAGTGATGAGGAGTATGAAGATTCAGAATACGAAGAAGGATCGATAGAAGACAGTGAGGGATCTTCTGAAGAAGGTACAGATACACCAACATCAGGATCAAATGGCGATGTCGTTGTGACGGAGAGACAAGCAGTTAATATTAATGGAGATGGAAAGCCTAGTTTACCTGATAGTTACACAGTCCAAGTAGCAAAATATGAATTGAGTCCAACGCAGATGGAAAGCTTGGCCAGTATAAAAGCAAATATTTTAAAGTTTACCGTTCAAAAGAAAGAAAATATCGATAAGATAGCCAAGTTGGACAGCTCTCTGGTAGAGCCGAAACGTGATCTTGTTACTTTGAAAGAGAATCTGCAAAAGAAAGAGGGTGAATTTACTCAAAAAGAGACTGAATTGAAGAATTCTGTTCCTAAGTTAACAAAAAATCAAATAAAGCAGGAATTAAAGAAAGAGACAGAAGAAATTTCAAAACTTAAGCAACAAGTCAAGAATGCGAAAGCAGAGGTTTACAAGTTCGAATCTCAGATCCTTCTGATAAAGGCAGAAGAAATGGGGATGTTCAAAAAACAACCTCTAACCGAAATGCAAAAAAGTGCTTTTATAGACTTATTCGATGAGAAGGGCTCTTCTTATGAGTCAATCAATACCAATAGAGCTATGGCTGCCTTTTATCTAAATGATCAAAAATTGTTGAATATCCAACCAGAAGACTCTATTACAAATACTCGCACTGTTGTTGAGAAGGAGATTTCAACTTACCAAGGCCAGGGAAAAGAAGAAGGTAATGGTTTTATTCGAACTCATGAGTTGAATGGATATTTCATTACAATGCCAGGCAACCCAAATGATCCGGTTACCAGCTCACCTGGACCAAGGCGGGATCTAGTAACCGGAAAGGAGGGAAAAAAACACGAAGGATTCGATGTAGCATCGAAAACAGGGACAATCATAGGTTTCCCAGTGAATGGAAAAGTTGTTGATGTGCGAGTTGAAAATAACTTGCGGAGTCCTTACGCTGGATATGCATATGGACAAAGAGTAGTTATCCAAGCTGGGGATGAAAATAGTGAATACGGATTTTCCATTTCCCATAGTAGCAAAATACTCGTTGAAAAAGGTCAAGACATATATGCAGGTCAAGCTGTTTGCCTCAGTGGTAACAGCGGAAAGGCAGTAGGCGAAACTGGAGAACACACTCATGTAGAGATTATGAAAAAGAAAGATGGTAAATGGGTTTCTTTACCAAACCCAACTAAGGAAGACATGGAAGCTTTGGAGAAATTGGGTCTTGCTACGAAGATATAA
- a CDS encoding tetratricopeptide repeat protein has product MQFFQLNKRELSKKKFQELYSIEPDYLDTRIMLGKLHYFDLEFDKANLYFQEAYDKENSNLNALLWVIKSNFVSGRKAEEVLELTKLYLSKDNSNPEILYIRGKLLESIGKIDEAILSYTKATQNINFVALSYLQLGLIFKKADLKEKFEENLNKARKFSADDPVLSKEINRHLSGPSSK; this is encoded by the coding sequence ATGCAATTTTTCCAACTCAATAAGCGAGAACTTTCAAAGAAAAAATTTCAGGAATTATATTCTATAGAACCTGATTATTTGGACACTCGGATCATGTTAGGTAAACTGCATTATTTTGATTTGGAGTTTGACAAAGCAAACCTTTACTTTCAGGAAGCTTACGATAAAGAAAATTCGAATCTAAATGCATTGTTGTGGGTAATAAAATCCAATTTTGTAAGTGGGAGAAAAGCAGAAGAAGTTTTGGAACTGACAAAGTTGTACCTTTCGAAGGATAATTCAAATCCAGAAATTTTATACATTCGAGGGAAATTACTAGAGAGTATTGGTAAAATTGATGAAGCAATTCTAAGTTACACCAAGGCAACTCAAAACATCAATTTTGTTGCCCTTTCTTATCTGCAATTGGGCCTCATCTTTAAAAAAGCTGACTTAAAAGAGAAATTTGAAGAAAATTTAAATAAGGCAAGGAAATTTTCAGCAGATGACCCCGTCTTGAGCAAAGAAATTAACCGTCATTTGTCGGGACCAAGTTCAAAGTAA
- a CDS encoding efflux RND transporter permease subunit has translation MYSYFAKSVRNRPILFLMIALGMSLFGFIFNSKLSLVRIDQQIYPGIAIRIDAKGFDVNKIENEIVYPIERSIATVGGVKNMRSISEDGSAFIQIKMNQSVDLKEKSLEFREKIDLVSSKFPREVHKPQVFRYDPTNSPLMVISFSNNEISQDELRELVEKSFKRSLEAIEGVSQVIIGGGKIREIQVACDPKQMEGYGLSLRDIVSVLQDKNQNDALGKLSILKESLSLQSKERFNNLLEIRDLPLKVTPEGQVIFLKDIAKISLSPRDENIGARLNAEEKVTAFIYKNESSDIVAVSEEIRSLIKRKNNANIKVEFNQDESKILTETIKSLLYLEFLIIISLSMFFLLKKKYYVYFIIYLISLIPVFFGFLLLYGIFFKSFSLATCYGLIFGNLFWIMFRARSFSIISSNQLTFRDKNQLGLLLLNLFCSYFISKILSNEVSKFFTMLLLSSVTVCVLLDFYFIVFINNIRIHTISNLIKFNDRNWMQYYLKSMEFISDKFFKAISKTEESILSEKQILPLALIFFIFLGVYTFLKVQMNDSIESDKRDTIAFLEFPSGTSFPHTDEISLRVEKALLKIPGVKQIVSKVDPAHTLLLIELESGFVPDTEFIKTLKTGVGSTEDAFLFFAADQNTSYFQEITFDLIGNDQELLEILVSEIAEKIRSFDGVAEVVLRYKSSRDELRLVPDPALFQVSEVSLPYFGNELNLALQGGVATKFIDGEKEIDVRVRYAEEYRKSKLDFGEIRIKNLKDKFIPISTIVRAEEKKIPVKIYHKNRMRTLSFSVKLEGNSSNFKNKIIKFVTTYSLPSGYRIEEDNDYMEDILSKSGISKFLMIFLPFATFFVRFLSLKQKEKISSFLLKYYIPYLLSVFLIIFFYPGDLYLPFQVSLLLMCPLAHFFISLKYHLTKSIWVYLAILNFCLLVLLDTTLISFFYILIGILIYVFVVFFAHQLEIKWARKYEMSLLDFLGTNVSKITSKIHSLFRI, from the coding sequence TTGTATTCATATTTTGCTAAATCTGTACGTAATCGACCTATCCTATTTTTAATGATAGCATTGGGTATGTCATTATTCGGATTTATTTTCAATTCAAAACTCTCTTTAGTACGTATTGACCAACAAATTTATCCAGGAATCGCAATTCGGATCGATGCGAAAGGTTTCGATGTAAATAAAATAGAAAACGAGATTGTATATCCAATTGAAAGATCGATTGCAACAGTTGGTGGTGTGAAAAACATGCGCTCCATTTCAGAAGATGGATCTGCATTTATACAAATTAAAATGAATCAGTCCGTTGATTTAAAAGAGAAATCATTAGAATTTAGAGAAAAAATTGATTTAGTGTCTTCTAAATTTCCAAGAGAAGTTCACAAACCACAAGTTTTTCGTTATGATCCAACTAATTCCCCGTTAATGGTAATTTCATTTTCAAACAATGAGATTTCTCAAGATGAATTGAGAGAGTTAGTTGAAAAGTCATTTAAGCGCTCGCTCGAGGCAATTGAAGGGGTTAGTCAGGTAATTATTGGAGGTGGGAAAATTAGAGAAATCCAAGTCGCTTGTGATCCTAAACAGATGGAAGGTTATGGACTAAGCCTAAGAGATATTGTTTCGGTTTTGCAAGATAAGAATCAGAATGATGCATTAGGAAAACTTTCCATTTTGAAAGAGTCACTAAGCTTGCAATCAAAAGAAAGGTTTAATAATCTTTTGGAAATCAGAGACTTACCACTAAAAGTTACTCCTGAAGGTCAGGTTATTTTTCTAAAGGATATTGCGAAAATTAGTTTATCCCCTCGTGATGAGAATATTGGGGCTAGACTAAATGCTGAAGAAAAAGTTACAGCATTTATCTACAAAAACGAATCTAGCGATATAGTAGCGGTCTCCGAGGAAATTAGGTCTCTGATTAAAAGGAAGAATAATGCTAATATAAAAGTAGAGTTTAATCAAGATGAATCGAAAATTTTAACGGAAACGATTAAATCCTTACTATATTTGGAATTTTTAATCATAATTTCATTGAGTATGTTTTTTTTATTAAAAAAGAAATACTATGTTTATTTCATAATCTATTTGATTTCATTGATACCTGTGTTTTTCGGATTTCTTCTTTTGTATGGAATATTTTTTAAAAGTTTCTCATTAGCGACATGTTATGGTTTAATTTTCGGAAATTTATTTTGGATAATGTTTAGAGCAAGATCGTTTTCGATTATCTCATCAAATCAATTAACATTCAGAGATAAAAATCAATTGGGATTGTTGTTGCTCAACTTGTTCTGTTCTTATTTTATTTCTAAAATTCTTTCGAATGAAGTATCCAAATTTTTTACGATGCTTCTATTGTCTTCTGTGACTGTTTGTGTTTTATTGGATTTTTATTTCATTGTTTTTATCAACAACATAAGGATTCATACTATTTCAAATTTAATTAAGTTTAATGATCGAAATTGGATGCAGTATTATCTTAAGAGTATGGAATTTATCAGTGATAAGTTTTTCAAAGCGATTTCAAAAACTGAAGAGTCTATTTTAAGTGAAAAACAAATTTTACCTCTCGCTTTAATTTTCTTTATATTTTTAGGTGTTTATACATTTTTAAAAGTTCAGATGAATGATTCTATTGAATCTGACAAAAGAGATACAATCGCATTTCTGGAATTCCCTTCAGGTACATCGTTTCCGCATACTGATGAAATTTCATTGAGAGTTGAAAAAGCTCTCTTGAAAATTCCAGGGGTGAAACAAATTGTTAGCAAAGTAGATCCTGCACATACATTATTACTCATAGAGCTAGAAAGTGGATTCGTACCGGATACAGAATTTATTAAAACATTGAAGACTGGAGTTGGTTCAACAGAGGATGCTTTTTTGTTTTTTGCAGCGGATCAGAATACTTCATATTTCCAAGAAATTACATTCGATTTAATAGGCAATGATCAAGAATTATTAGAGATTCTCGTGAGCGAAATTGCAGAGAAAATTAGATCTTTTGATGGAGTTGCCGAAGTAGTTTTGCGTTATAAATCTTCTCGTGATGAGTTGAGGCTAGTGCCAGATCCTGCACTGTTTCAAGTTTCGGAAGTTTCACTTCCTTATTTTGGTAATGAATTGAATTTAGCCTTACAAGGAGGTGTGGCTACCAAATTCATAGATGGAGAAAAAGAAATTGATGTTAGAGTCCGTTATGCGGAAGAATATAGAAAATCTAAACTTGATTTTGGCGAGATTCGTATTAAAAATTTGAAGGATAAATTTATTCCAATATCCACGATTGTTAGAGCTGAAGAGAAAAAAATCCCAGTAAAAATCTATCATAAAAACAGAATGAGAACATTAAGTTTTTCGGTTAAATTGGAAGGGAATTCTTCCAATTTCAAAAACAAAATAATTAAATTTGTAACAACTTATTCTTTGCCATCTGGGTATAGAATAGAAGAAGATAATGACTATATGGAGGATATTCTATCAAAAAGTGGTATATCAAAATTTTTGATGATTTTCCTTCCATTTGCAACTTTTTTTGTTAGGTTTTTGTCTTTAAAACAAAAGGAGAAAATTTCATCGTTTTTACTTAAATACTATATTCCCTACCTTCTTTCTGTTTTTTTAATCATATTTTTTTACCCTGGAGATCTTTATTTGCCGTTCCAAGTTTCCTTGCTGTTAATGTGCCCTCTGGCACATTTTTTTATTTCCTTAAAATATCATTTAACAAAGTCAATCTGGGTTTATTTAGCAATTTTGAATTTTTGTTTGTTAGTATTATTAGATACTACGTTAATCAGTTTTTTTTATATACTTATTGGAATTTTGATTTATGTTTTTGTTGTGTTTTTCGCTCATCAACTGGAAATTAAGTGGGCCAGAAAGTATGAAATGTCACTGTTGGATTTTTTAGGCACTAACGTAAGCAAAATTACCTCAAAAATTCATTCTTTATTCAGGATATAA